The Quercus lobata isolate SW786 chromosome 9, ValleyOak3.0 Primary Assembly, whole genome shotgun sequence region aaatctgctaactaataaaatagttgCTAAAATCAAGTTAAATGAAAAATTTCCTTGAGAAATACGACTATTGGGGGagattttaataatataacCATTAGGAATTAATAtagaaatattatatatataaaaaataaaaataacaaaggaAGATTAAAGAAACAATGTTTAAATGGGATAGAAAATAGCTAGAGAATCTATTAGAaggtataattaaaaaaacacatacaaaatGAAGTTTAACTCTCCTGGAAATGCTCTAATCCCTTAACATGTGGTGTCTTAGTGTTTTGGACAGGAAGAATGAATAAGCATTTCCCAATTCATTACTTAATTCATATATTAATTGCTAATAATGCTTTCGCAACTCCCTTTCTAAAAATTGTTAAGATCacaggttttttattttatttttttatgaataaaaaaatagatagaaaacaACCTAAGTTAGAGTCTTTCAACTTGCAAGTTGGCGTCTTCCAATTAGTTAAGATCATAAGTAATTATTGATGTAAAATCTTTTTCACATAAACCAACTAtcaacactattttttttttaattattatataccAATCACGATATATAAACATTAAACATGCCACTTCATCGGGATAGAAAGAGATGTacaatagttatttttatttcccATGAGGGAAGAGCAATTGCAAAAAATCTCAATAAGCTAAACGGAATGAAGCATTCTTGGTTAGGCCCCTTAAATTATTCTGTTCGGGGTGAAGGAGAATGGCAGGAAAGGCTACGCTGAAATCTGACAAGCAGGTAAGGAGATTCAATAGACAAAGCCTTTGTAGGGTTTATAATCCACAACCCGACCAGCAGAACTTTGTTAAGAGAGACTGTATGTCTTGCTTATAAATTAACAgccgaaatttttttttccacaacaTTCATTAAGAACTACATAGAAGACTTACAGACTAACAAAGATAATCAAACTGGATTCCGTTTCACTAATTACAAGTTAAAAATCGCATAGTTAGAgcattaaattaaattagagaGATAAACGGttatcaaaaaacaaagaaaagatagATAGGTGACTCTCCCTATGCTACCCAATCTAGAGcagggatttaaaaaaaaaaaaaacaaaacatatgaGAAGCCGGACAAAGCATTGCATAATGTTTATTAGTTCACCATCATATGATCAAATCCTGCTCCAGCCTGTAGTGAAGGAACCCGGTTTACTCCAACATTGTGAAGCAACTGTTGCAGCCACCTCCTTGTTGTGGGATCTTCCTGGAAGCATAAATGAAAATCATGAAATTGGAAAACAGGCAAACAACAGGGagaagtaaaattaaaaataaacataagcaGAATTAAGTGATTTGCTTTTGGTCAAGAAACTAGCAACCAGTCAAATTCTCCCAATTGTTTTGCCATCTATGCTTTTTTCCTGAATGCAGGTACACTAACCAccctctttttctttaaagGTAACTAGAAAGATAACATACTTAGTCATTGTCCCTGTGTATAAGACAAAAGGTGTTACCATGTCCATTCAAAACATGATAATTGCGTTTGTGTTCACAATCATAGCTACCGATAAAGCTCAATTGAAAATAATACATACAAGGCTAAAAACTAACCTTCTCCACAAGACTCTCAAGACAacttcacaaaataaaaaaacctactttagGAATGAAATCAGTGAGAGTGGGGTGGGGGGTGGACTTACACGGAGGCAACTACTGAAGGTAGCATCTCTTAACATGTCCGGAAGGCAACTTCTTAATGCATCACAAGCCCTGcaacataaaaatcaaagaacatttcccttaaaaaaaaattttgagaaagaagaaatcTACGCAGGAGAAGGATGTGGCAGCATAATTTGAGAACTGGAATTGCAATCTATTTAACCAACCTTGGATTGTCAGACAAACGAAGATAGCATCGAATAATATGTTTCAAAAGACGGGACGAGGGTTGTTCAGCAAGGGCTGCAACCATGTTCCCCAAAACTCTACCTACAGCAAAAAACCGTTCTGCTGTGGTACAGATATAATCCAAGCCCACATCATCCAACAGAATTTTTTGAACTATAAATGTTGCAACCTGCCATCAAAAAACTTGTCAGACATTTAAGAACCTTAAAATATGATAACAAGTACTTTGGACATGGCCTTGTTAATTAGGCAAAAGATGACAAGATGACAAGTTGAATGACCGACTTAAACAGTTAGAAATGTTGATGAGCAAGAAATGTGTGTCCATTTCTGGCATATATTTCATCACTTAAAAGTTTCATAGGTAATCCAAAACCTGTGCCTCCAGTGCAGCTTGGCAGCAACACCCATCAGAGAAAAAGATTAAtgtagaaataataaattaaaatgaaaagaaaaagggaacaaatTTTGGTTTTCATTGATTTTCAATATGCCATCTGTGCAGTATGCCAAGACTGTCAGGAACAAATGAGATGCAGAGTGTTTTTAAACTCTAAAATGCCACCTCATGCTCAAGACTGTCTAGTTAGTGAAGTCTAGAGAAATAAATCAGGAAACTCAACTGTTTTTGATAATTCACTGCCCATTTCCATGGTGCGCAAGCAGAGTGGAATGATTTCTGTTGAGAGGAGGAAACTGATAACTTCTGTATCATCAACCtgggaagagaaaaagaaagagcactttaaaaaaagagtcaaagagTAACAGATATATGAGCAATGGCATAGAAATGCTAGTTACTATGATACACAATATATCaatctatgtgtgtgtgtgtgtgtgtgtgtgtgagagagagagagagagaggtgtacacaaaaagggggagtatgAGCAAAACTGCAACTAGGTATTAATATGAAACTCCCTCTATCCCATATTGGTGGTTTTGTTTAGAAAATTGTACTTTTTTGGGGAACATCATAAAATGCATTGCCTTTCAAATAAAAAGTATTCATTTCCAAATCTACACTCATTAATTTAAACTCTAATAAAAGAGGGATATTGactttttaaaagtaaatgatAAGAAAGTTATCAATATTTGTACCCATTGACTTTTCAAAGATGGCTATCTTTTGGGACtccccaaaatggaatagagaacCAACAATATAGGATAGGGCTAACAATCAATTATATAcaaaacatatctgatttttttttagggctTAGGGATGAAGAATAtctgaaataaaataaatgaaatggaGCATAATATAGGTTATTCTTTATCAGCTCCATCATAATCACAAGAATCCATCTAAATTGCTtatagaaaaatcaaatatgtaaCCGTTTTGTACAGCCGTTTTCTTTGTCTCATTAAATTTTCTCCTAAAATCTACTTCAGTCCTGCCCAAGATTAATAAAACCAATGGTTGAATagttccttttcttttcatctttcaaTTTGTGGATTGAGCAGAAAATAAATGGATTTCAAACATCAAAGTCACACCAAATTGGCACTTAAGCGAGCATCCAAGCATTGGGTGCAAGAAATTCATCGATATGGGCCAAGGCATACATTaggttacaatattttttattttcagatatcatattgcattatgcCTAAGTACTAGCTAAGAATTGGATGTCAATATTCTATTCAGAATTTAATATCTGTTTGAACATGATACAATCATACACCTCCAAAATCACATATCACTATCAACTGAAATAAAACAAGAATGACCATGAGTTCAAACAATGTCAGCAAGCATGAAATACCTTTACTAAGGCACCAATGACACCTAAGCTAGTCAGTCTCAAGTACTCAAATGGCCTTAACTTGCTTGTTGTATTAAGGAAGGGGTACAGATACAATGGTATATGAGCTGCAAAGGAAAAAAGGGTCAGTTGAAAGAATCATTTCTTGAAACCTGTCCATAAATAATCATAACATGTGACTCTTATGAACGTGCCAGCAGATAATCTTTTTATGAATAAAAGgtcaaaattttctctatttctttagtttttaagCAATAATGGTGTACATTATTAATTTACTATAAGCAAAAGGTTCCATGTACAAGATGTTCAAGTTTTGCAATGTTTTGAGCATAGAGGGACATTGGACTTTGTTggatcttttctctttttctcctctctcttttcttcttctctttttaaagTTGCCGTTCACGGATGCTGTTCATACAGCTCTTGAACACCAAAAATTCtcccttttccttcttccttacAACCCCAAGTTCAACCCTTTTCTTTTAACTATCAAAACCCTAAATCCCCACTTGCTTTCTTTTACCAAATAGCCATTAAATAACTCATCAAACCACTTTTCATTTCCTAACACAATCCTATAACCCTtctttaacaattttaaacCTAGATCTACAAGTTCTCCTAACCCTAAGCCCACCACAAACACATCTAAACAA contains the following coding sequences:
- the LOC115960559 gene encoding CCR4-NOT transcription complex subunit 9 isoform X1, encoding MANLPQSLSMNAPFGGPSASAPGAAGAPPSKDRKMASAEHLVLDLSNPDLRENALLELSKNKELFQDLAPSLWNSFGTIAALIQEIVYIYPVLSPPNLTPAQSNRVCNALALLQCVASHPDTRMLFLNAHIPLYLYPFLNTTSKLRPFEYLRLTSLGVIGALVKVDDTEVISFLLSTEIIPLCLRTMEMGSELSKTVATFIVQKILLDDVGLDYICTTAERFFAVGRVLGNMVAALAEQPSSRLLKHIIRCYLRLSDNPRACDALRSCLPDMLRDATFSSCLREDPTTRRWLQQLLHNVGVNRVPSLQAGAGFDHMMVN
- the LOC115960559 gene encoding CCR4-NOT transcription complex subunit 9 isoform X2 translates to MANLPQSLSMNAPFGGPSASAPGAAGAPPSKDRKMASAEHLVLDLSNPDLRENALLELSKKRELFQDLAPLLWNSFGTIAALLQEIVYIYPVLSPPNLTPAQSNRVCNALALLQCVASHPDTRMLFLNAHIPLYLYPFLNTTSKLRPFEYLRLTSLGVIGALVKVDDTEVISFLLSTEIIPLCLRTMEMGSELSKTVATFIVQKILLDDVGLDYICTTAERFFAVGRVLGNMVAALAEQPSSRLLKHIIRCYLRLSDNPRACDALRSCLPDMLRDATFSSCLREDPTTRRWLQQLLHNVGVNRVPSLQAGAGFDHMMVN